The following DNA comes from Pseudomonas sp. Tri1.
ACCTTCCTGGAAATACGGTGCGAGCAATTGTACGCCCACCGGCAGGCCATCGATGAAGCCGGCCGGCATGGACAGGCCCGGCAGCCCCGCGAGGTTGGCGGTGATGGTGTAGACGTCTTCCAGGTACTCGGCGACCGGATCGCTGTTCTTGGCGCCGAGTTTCCAGGCCGGGTTTGGCGTGGTCGGGCCGAGGATGATGTCGACCTCGTTGAAGGCGGCCATGAAGTCGTTCTTCACCAGGCGGCGGATTTTTTGCGCCTTGAGGTAGTAGGCATCGTAGTAGCCGGCGGACAGCGCGTAGGCACCGACCATGATCCGGCGCTGTACTTCGGCACCGAAGCCTTCGCCGCGGGAGCGTTTGTACAGGTCGATCAGGTTTTCCGGGTTCTCGCAGCGATAGCCGAAGCGCACGCCGTCGAAGCGCGACAGGTTAGAAGACGCTTCTGCCGGGGCGATCACGTAGTACGCGGGAATCGCATGCTGCATGTTCGGCAGGCTGATTTGCTTGACCACCGCGCCGAGCTTCTCCAGCTCCTTGACGCTGTTGTGGACCAGCTCGGCGATGCGCGGGTCGAGACCGGCGCTGAAGTATTCCTTCGGCACGCCGATGCGCAGGCCCTGCAGCGAACCGCTGAGGCTGGCGCTGTAGTCCGGTACCGGTTCATCGATACTGGTGGAGTCGTTCGGGTCGAAGCCGGCCATGCCTTGCAGCAGGATCGCGCAGTCTTCGGCGGTGCGGGCCAGCGGGCCGCCCTGGTCGAGGCTGGAGGCGTAGGCAATCATGCCCCAGCGCGAGACGCGGCCGTAGGTCGGCTTCAGACCGGTGAGGTTGGTGAACGCCGCCGGCTGGCGAATCGAGCCGCCGGTGTCGGTGGCAGTGGCGGCCGGCAGCAGGCGCGCGGCCACGGCGGCGGCGGAACCACCGGACGAACCGCCTGGTACATGTTCTAGGTTCCACGGGTTTTTCACCGGGCCGTAGTAGCTCGACTCGTTGGCCGAACCCATGGCGAATTCGTCCATGTTGGTCTTGCCTAGGGTCACGGCGCCGGCGGCGGCCAGCTTGGCAACCACGGTGGCGTCGTACGGCGCCTTGAAGTTGTCGAGCATCTTCGAGCCGCAACTGGTGCGGATGCCCTGGGTGCAGAACAGATCCTTGTGGGCAATCGGCGCACCGAGCAGGGCGCCGCTCTCACCGTTGGCGCGACGGGCGTCGGCGGCCTTGGCCTGGCCCAGGGCCAGTTCTTCGGTGAGGCTGATGAAACTGTTGAGCTGAGGATCGAGCTGGGCGATACGCGCCAGCAAAACCTTGGTCAGCTCTTCGGAGGAAAACTTTTTATCGGCGAGTCCGCGGGCGATCTCGGCCAGGGTCATGTGATGCATGAGAGGCTCTTTCCCTTTAGTCGATGACTTTCGGAACCAGGTACAGGCCGTTTTCGACCGCTGGTGCGATGGACTGGTAGGCCTCGCGGTGATTGGACTCGGTCACGAGGTCGGCGCGCAGGCGCTGGCTGGCTTCCAGTGGGTGAGCCAGTGGTTCGATACCGTCGGTATTGACCGCCTGCATCTCGTCGACCAGCCCCAGAATGCTGTTCAGGGCAGAAGTAATGTGTGGAAGATCGGCTTCATTGAGGCCCAGACAGGCCAGATGAGCGATTTTTTCCACGTCGGAGCGTTCAAGCGCCATGGGATTCTCCAGTGGAAAACAAAACGGACGCAGTCTGTCCGTGTGTTAGATTGTCGGAACACTACCGCATTTCTACGGCTTTACGGCCGCGATTGTGGGGTTTGGTGCACAGAAAAGCGGCCAATTTAACATATTGGCGCCTTGCCCAAAATCCCTGTCGTTGTTAGAGTTTGCCGCACTTTTTTACCCACGCGTTGCCTAGGGTCCCTTTCCCATGTTCAAGAAACTGCGTGGCATGTTTTCCAGCGATCTCTCCATTGACCTGGGCACTGCCAACACCCTTATTTACGTGCGCGAGCGCGGTATCGTCCTGAATGAACCCTCGGTCGTGGCTATCCGTACCCACGGTAACCAGAAGAGCGTCGTGGCTGTCGGTACCGAAGCCAAGCGCATGCTGGGCCGTACACCGGGCAATATTGCCGCCATTCGTCCGATGAAGGATGGCGTGATCGCCGACTTCAGCGTCTGCGAAAAGATGCTGCAGTACTTCATCAACAAGGTTCACGAAAACAGTTTCCTGCAGCCCAGCCCTCGTGTGCTGATCTGCGTTCCATGCAAGTCCACCCAGGTGGAGCGTCGTGCCATCCGTGAATCGGCCCTCGGTGCCGGTGCCCGTGAAGTGTTCCTGATCGAAGAGCCGATGGCTGCTGCCATCGGTGCCGGCCTGCCGGTCGAAGAGGCACGCGGCTCGATGGTCGTCGACATCGGCGGCGGTACCACTGAAATCGCCCTGATCTCCCTCAATGGTGTGGTCTATGCCGAATCCGTACGTGTGGGCGGCGACCGTTTCGACGAAGCGATCATCACCTACGTGCGTCGCAACTACGGCAGCCTGATCGGCGAGTCCACCGCCGAGCGCATCAAGCAGGAAATCGGCACGGCTTACCCGGGTGGCGAAGTGCGTGAAGTCGACGTACGCGGTCGCAACTTGGCCGAGGGCGTTCCACGGGCCTTCACCCTCAACTCCAACGAAGTGCTCGAAGCACTGCAAGAGTCGCTGGCGACCATCGTCCAGGCGGTCAAGAGCGCCTTGGAGCAGTCGCCGCCGGAACTGGCGTCGGACATCGCCGAGCGCGGCCTGGTGCTGACCGGTGGTGGTGCGTTGCTGCGTGACCTCGACAAGCTGCTGGCCCAGGAAACCGGCCTGCCGGTGATCGTGGCCGAAGACCCGTTGACGTGCGTTGCCCGCGGCGGTGGCCGTGCATTGGAAATGATGGACAAGCACACCATGGACCTGCTCTCCAGCGAATAAATGTTGCCGCAGTAGTCTATGTTGTTCGCTCCCGGGCAGCACTTTGCAGTGCTGCCCGTTGGCGTTTATCTTCTGTCATTCGTATCCAGGCCGGTTTGATGCCGTATGAATAAAGAGAACATTTGCCTGGGAGGAGCGGCCTATTAAACCGCTTTTCGCCAAAGGCCCCTCATTGGGTGTGCGCCTGTTGGTGCTGACCGTGCTATCGGTTGCGCTGATGGTGGTCGATGCCCGTTTCACGCTGCTCAAGCCCGTGCGCAGCCAGATGTCGCTGGTGTTGATGGAGTCCTACTGGATTACCGACCTGCCGCAGCGGTTGTGGCAAGGTGTGGCCAGCCAGTTTGGCAGCCGGACCGAGCTGGTCGCCGAAAACGAAAAACTCAAGACCGAAAACCTGCTGTTGCAGGGGCGCATGCAGAAGCTGGCGGCCCTTACCGAGCAGAACGTGCGGCTGCGTGAGTTGCTCAACTCTTCTGCGTTGGTCAACGAGAAGGTCGAAGTGGCCGAATTGATCGGCATGGACCCCAACCCCTTCACCCACCGCATCATCATCAACAAGGGTGAGCGCGACGGCGTGGTCCTCGGCCAACCGGTGCTCGACGCCCGCGGCCTGATGGGCCAGGTGGTGGAGTTGATGCCCTATACCTCCCGGGTGCTGCTGCTGACCGATACCACCCACAGCATTCCCGTGCAGGTCAATCGCAACGGCTTGCGCGCGATTGCCAGCGGCACCGGCAACCCGGAGCGCCTGGAACTGCGGCACGTGGCCGATACCGCCGACATCAAGGAAGGCGACCTGCTGGTCAGCTCCGGTCTTGGCCAGCGGTTCCCGGCCGGTTATCCGGTGGCGACGGTCAAGGAAGTCATCCATGATTCCGGCCAGCCGTTTGCCATCGTTCGCGCGGTGCCGACGGCCGCATTGAATCGCAGCCGTTACCTGTTGCTGGTCTTCAGCGACAACCGCACACCCGAAGAACGCGCCAACGACGCTGCCGTGGCCCAGGAAGCCCAGGACCGGCAAGGCGGCGAGTCGTCTGCCCCGGCCACGGCCAGCCCGGCGCCAGTTCCTGCCATCGTGCCCAAGCCACAAGCACCTGCGCCGACGGTGGCAACTCCGGCGACTCCGGCAACAACGCCGGCGGCTGCACCGGCCACCGCGCCTGCTGCGAAACCGACCCGCTCGACCACTCATGCGCCGGCGTCCCAGCCTGCCCGGCCCGCAGCCAAACCACCTGTCTCCACGCCGGCCACCGCGCCAGCCACCAGGGGAGCACGAGAAGAATGAGCAGTACTCAATCCGGTAACGGTTGGATGGTCTGGCTGACCTTCGCCATCGGCCTGTTGCTCAGCGTTTCGCCACTGCCGCAGTTCATGGAAATCCTGCGGCCGCTGTGGCTGGCTTTACTACTGGCATTCTGGGCGCTGGCGCTGCCGCACAAGGTCGGCATGGTCACCGCCTGGTGCCTTGGGCTGGCCGAGGACGTGCTTTATGGCACGTTGCTGGGGCAGAACGCGCTGATCCTGACGCTGATTACGTTCCTGGTGCTGTCGCTGCAACAACGCTTGCGGATGTTCCCCATGTGGCAACAGTGCCTGGTGATCCTGGTGATCTTCGGCCTGGCGCAACTGGTGCAACTGTGGCTCAGCGCACTGACCGGCAATCGTCAGCCGACCCTGGCCCTGGTGCTGCCGGCTCTGGTCAGCGCCTTGCTCTGGCCTTGGGTCAGCTTCGGTTTGCGTGGTCTGCGCCTGCGTTTCAAAATCAACTGATTTGGTCAGGCATTGGCCTTGATAGGGAGATGTCTTGATGAAACCGCTTTACCTAGCCTCAGGCTCGCCGCGTCGGCGTGAACTGCTTACGCAGATCGGCGTGCCGTTTACCGCCGTCAGTGCGGACATCGACGAAACTCCCTTGGATCACGAAAGCCCTTCGGCCTATGTCGAGCGCCTGGCGCGCGGCAAGGCCGAGGCCGGGCGATGCGCCCTGCACGCCGATGTGGATGGCTGCGTGCTGGGCGCCGACACCGCTGTGGTGCTGGACGGGCGCATTCTCGGCAAACCACTGGACCAGGCTGACTCCATGACGATGCTCTTGAGTCTGTCCGGTCGCGAACATGAAGTATTGACTGCCATTGCCATACGGGATGGGCAGCGTTGCGAGTCCCGCGTTGTGCGCAGCCTGGTGCGCTTTCGTTCGATCACGGAGCAGGAAGCGGCGGCCTACTGGGCCAGCGGTGAACCCCGGGACAAGGCCGGCGGCTATGGCATCCAGGGCTTGGGGGCGGTGTTTGTCGCCGGGCTTGAGGGCAGTTATTCGGCCGTGGTCGGCCTGCCGCTGTGCGAAACCGCAGAACTACTGGGCCATTTCGGCATACCCTGTTGGCAAACTTTGAGCGCGCGCTGAGCGCCGTCTGACTGATGCGGCCATAATCGTGAATATGCCTGAACGAGACCCTGCCATGAGTGAAGAGATCCTGATCAACATCACGCCGATGGAATCGCGCGTGGCGGTGGTTGAAAACGGTGTGCTGCAAGAGGTCCACGTTGAGCGCACGCAAAAGCGTGGCATTGTCGGAAACATCTACAAAGGCAAGGTGGTGCGGGTGTTGCCGGGTATGCAGGCAGCCTTCGTCGACATCGGTCTGGATCGGGCGGCGTTCATTCATGCCTCGGAAATTTCCATGCGCGAAGGGCCCGCCGTGGAGAGCATCAGCGCGCTGGTCCATGAAGGCCAGAGCCTGGTGGTGCAGGTCACCAAGGACCCCATCGGCTCCAAGGGCGCGCGCCTGACCACCCAACTGTCGATTCCGTCGCGCTACCTGGTGTACATGCCGCGCACCGCTCATGTCGGCATCTCCCTGAAGATCGAAGACGAAGCCGAGCGCGAGCGCCTCAAGCAGGTGGTCAGCGACTGCGTGGAAAAAGAGGGCATCAAGGAAGCCGGTGGTTTCATCCTGCGCACCGCCGCCGAAGGGGCCGGGGCCGATGAAATCCTCATGGACATCCGCTACCTGCGAAGGCTCTGGGACCAGATCGCCGCGCAGATCAAGACCATCGCCACCCCCAGCGTGATCTACGAAGACCTCGGCCTGGCCCTGCGCACGCTGCGGGATCTGGTCAGCCCCAAGATCGAGAAAATCCGCATCGACTCCCGGGAAACCTTCCAGAAGACCACCCAGTTCGTCGCCGAGCTGATGCCGGAAATCGCTGATCGCCTTGAGCATTACCCTGGCGAGCGACCAATTTTTGACCTGTACGGGGTCGAGGACGAAATCCAGAAAGCCCTTGAGCGCAAGGTGCCGCTCAAGTCCGGCGGCTATCTGGTGGTGGACCCGGCCGAGGCCATGAGTACCATCGACGTCAATACCGGGGCGTTCGTCGGCCATCGCAACCTCGAAGAAACCATCTTCAAGACCAACCTGGAGGCGGCCACGGCCATCGCTCGCCAACTGCGCCTGCGCAACCTGGGCGGGATCATCATCATCGACTTCATCGACATGGAGCATGAAGAGCACCAACGCCAGGTGTTGCGGACCCTGGAAAAACAGCTCGAGCGCGACCACGCCAAGACCAACATCATCGGCATCACCGAGCTGGGCCTGGTGCAGATGACCCGCAAGCGCACCCGCGAAAGCCTCGAGCAAGTGTTGTGCGAGCCGTGCAGCAGTTGCCAGGGCCGAGGCAAGCTCAAGACTCCCGAAACCGTGTGTTACGAAATCTTCCGGGAAATTCTCCGGGAGGCGCGCGCTTACCAGGCTACCGGCTATAGAGTGTTGGCCAACCAGAAAGTGGTGGACCGCCTGCTAGATGAAGAGTCGGGCAATGTCGCCGAACTGGAAGCTTTTATCGGCCGTACGATTCGTTTTCAGGTGGAAACCATGTATTCCCAGGAACAATACGACGTGGTGTTGCTCTGAAGGGCTTGGGAAGCGGCGGGCATGCGGATTTGACCGGCTTTGCCCAGGGAGCCCACTGACATGGAGCGTTTGACACGCATTTTGGCTGCGCTGACCCGCTGGGGGCTGGGCCTGTGTGCTCTTCTTTTGGTGCTGCTGGCCTTATACGTCAGCCTCGGCCGGGAATTGGTCCCGCTGGTGGCCGAATATCGTGCCGAGGTCCAGACTCGGGCCAGCCAGGCGCTGGGCATGCCGGTGCACATTGGTAGCCTCGAGGGCAGCTGGAGCGCCCTGGCGCCGATCCTGGCAGCGCGCGACGTGGTGGTCGGCGAGGGCGCCAATGCCCTGCACCTGGATCAGGTGCGGGCCGTGCCGGACTTGTGGGGTAGCCTGCTGGCACGTCAGGTGCGCATTGCGCACCTGGAGCTCAGTGGCCTGAAGATCAGCCTCAAGGAGGGCGCCGACGGTAAGTGGGCCTTGGAAGGTCTGCCGGTGCAAGACGATCAGCCCCTCGATCCGCAACAATTGCTCGATCGCATGCAGGTGATTTCCAAGCTGTCGCTGCTCGATAGCCAAGTGACCTTGCAGCCCCTTGAACAACCACCGTTGACCCTGACCTACGTCGGTTTGAGCCTGCGCACCGGCGCTACCCGTCAGCGCCTGGACGCCCGTTTGACCCTGCCCGACGGCCAGCCCGTGGCGATCAACCTGCGCACCCGCATCCGCGCCAGCGATTGGAAGA
Coding sequences within:
- a CDS encoding nucleoside triphosphate pyrophosphatase, with amino-acid sequence MKPLYLASGSPRRRELLTQIGVPFTAVSADIDETPLDHESPSAYVERLARGKAEAGRCALHADVDGCVLGADTAVVLDGRILGKPLDQADSMTMLLSLSGREHEVLTAIAIRDGQRCESRVVRSLVRFRSITEQEAAAYWASGEPRDKAGGYGIQGLGAVFVAGLEGSYSAVVGLPLCETAELLGHFGIPCWQTLSAR
- the mreD gene encoding rod shape-determining protein MreD, encoding MSSTQSGNGWMVWLTFAIGLLLSVSPLPQFMEILRPLWLALLLAFWALALPHKVGMVTAWCLGLAEDVLYGTLLGQNALILTLITFLVLSLQQRLRMFPMWQQCLVILVIFGLAQLVQLWLSALTGNRQPTLALVLPALVSALLWPWVSFGLRGLRLRFKIN
- the mreB gene encoding rod shape-determining protein MreB; its protein translation is MFKKLRGMFSSDLSIDLGTANTLIYVRERGIVLNEPSVVAIRTHGNQKSVVAVGTEAKRMLGRTPGNIAAIRPMKDGVIADFSVCEKMLQYFINKVHENSFLQPSPRVLICVPCKSTQVERRAIRESALGAGAREVFLIEEPMAAAIGAGLPVEEARGSMVVDIGGGTTEIALISLNGVVYAESVRVGGDRFDEAIITYVRRNYGSLIGESTAERIKQEIGTAYPGGEVREVDVRGRNLAEGVPRAFTLNSNEVLEALQESLATIVQAVKSALEQSPPELASDIAERGLVLTGGGALLRDLDKLLAQETGLPVIVAEDPLTCVARGGGRALEMMDKHTMDLLSSE
- the mreC gene encoding rod shape-determining protein MreC; its protein translation is MRLLVLTVLSVALMVVDARFTLLKPVRSQMSLVLMESYWITDLPQRLWQGVASQFGSRTELVAENEKLKTENLLLQGRMQKLAALTEQNVRLRELLNSSALVNEKVEVAELIGMDPNPFTHRIIINKGERDGVVLGQPVLDARGLMGQVVELMPYTSRVLLLTDTTHSIPVQVNRNGLRAIASGTGNPERLELRHVADTADIKEGDLLVSSGLGQRFPAGYPVATVKEVIHDSGQPFAIVRAVPTAALNRSRYLLLVFSDNRTPEERANDAAVAQEAQDRQGGESSAPATASPAPVPAIVPKPQAPAPTVATPATPATTPAAAPATAPAAKPTRSTTHAPASQPARPAAKPPVSTPATAPATRGAREE
- the gatC gene encoding Asp-tRNA(Asn)/Glu-tRNA(Gln) amidotransferase subunit GatC, whose protein sequence is MALERSDVEKIAHLACLGLNEADLPHITSALNSILGLVDEMQAVNTDGIEPLAHPLEASQRLRADLVTESNHREAYQSIAPAVENGLYLVPKVID
- the gatA gene encoding Asp-tRNA(Asn)/Glu-tRNA(Gln) amidotransferase subunit GatA, with protein sequence MHHMTLAEIARGLADKKFSSEELTKVLLARIAQLDPQLNSFISLTEELALGQAKAADARRANGESGALLGAPIAHKDLFCTQGIRTSCGSKMLDNFKAPYDATVVAKLAAAGAVTLGKTNMDEFAMGSANESSYYGPVKNPWNLEHVPGGSSGGSAAAVAARLLPAATATDTGGSIRQPAAFTNLTGLKPTYGRVSRWGMIAYASSLDQGGPLARTAEDCAILLQGMAGFDPNDSTSIDEPVPDYSASLSGSLQGLRIGVPKEYFSAGLDPRIAELVHNSVKELEKLGAVVKQISLPNMQHAIPAYYVIAPAEASSNLSRFDGVRFGYRCENPENLIDLYKRSRGEGFGAEVQRRIMVGAYALSAGYYDAYYLKAQKIRRLVKNDFMAAFNEVDIILGPTTPNPAWKLGAKNSDPVAEYLEDVYTITANLAGLPGLSMPAGFIDGLPVGVQLLAPYFQEGRLLNVAHQYQLNTDWHTRTPTGF
- the rng gene encoding ribonuclease G, which translates into the protein MSEEILINITPMESRVAVVENGVLQEVHVERTQKRGIVGNIYKGKVVRVLPGMQAAFVDIGLDRAAFIHASEISMREGPAVESISALVHEGQSLVVQVTKDPIGSKGARLTTQLSIPSRYLVYMPRTAHVGISLKIEDEAERERLKQVVSDCVEKEGIKEAGGFILRTAAEGAGADEILMDIRYLRRLWDQIAAQIKTIATPSVIYEDLGLALRTLRDLVSPKIEKIRIDSRETFQKTTQFVAELMPEIADRLEHYPGERPIFDLYGVEDEIQKALERKVPLKSGGYLVVDPAEAMSTIDVNTGAFVGHRNLEETIFKTNLEAATAIARQLRLRNLGGIIIIDFIDMEHEEHQRQVLRTLEKQLERDHAKTNIIGITELGLVQMTRKRTRESLEQVLCEPCSSCQGRGKLKTPETVCYEIFREILREARAYQATGYRVLANQKVVDRLLDEESGNVAELEAFIGRTIRFQVETMYSQEQYDVVLL